The genomic interval TACAGTTATTCCCACATCCACCAGAGGTAAAAAGTGCAGCTTCACTTTACAGAAAAATCCTCCATTTTATAGATTATtcaatataaggctgggttcacacgaccacattaacgtccgtaatggacggacgtatttcgggcggaagtcccggaccgaactcagtgcagggagccgggctccaagcatcatagttatgtacgatgctaggagtccctgcctctccgtggaactactgtcccgtactgaaaacatgattacgggacagttgtcctgcagagaggcagggactcctagcatcgtacataactatgatgctaggagcccggctccctgcactgagttcggtccgggacttccgcccgaaatacgtccgtccattacggacattaatgtggtcgtgtgaacccagcctaacactcaaTATAACCGCTGGTCCACGATTGTGTATTTGATCGTTTCTCTATCTCGCTGCCATGATCATTAAAAAACAAATGTATATTGTCCTGAGGGATGATCCAGGGGCACGGTTATATAGGGAGACTGGAGGGATCAGTCATGTCCACAAAGAGTCTCTTAAAGGAACATTTCAGTGAAGGAATCCTAGACGTAGAGGCAGCTTCGGAGATTGTGTCCTTTTTATTTTTGATGTTTATTGTGCCATTCAGGAGGTTTCAATCGCCTGTTAACGCTTAATACAATACAATAAACATATATAAGCTTTAATTTTATAATTTCTGATTTCAATGTTCTGTGTTGCAGATAAACATCAGGACAAAATTAATATTATAAATGATGATTCTTCTCATGGACTGGCTGAGAACATAGACATCATTAAAGACATTAAGACCTCCATGACTGGACCCAATGATGTTACCATCAACATCAGCCCAGAGGACGTGGACACTGCCTCTGATATAACTGATGATGGTTCTCATGGACTGGCTGAAAACAGAGATCTCATTGAAGATACTAAGACCTCCATGACTGGACCCAATGATGTTACCATCAACATCAGCCCAGAGGAAGTGGACACCACTAAAATTATAACTGATGATGCTTCTCATGGACTGGCTGAAAACAGAGATCTTATTAAATACACTAAGCTCTCCATGCCTGGATCCAATGATGATACCATCAATATCAGCCCAGAGGACGTGGACACCGCCTCTGATATTACAACCGATGATGCCCCTCATGGACTGGCTGAAACCAGAGATGTCATTGAAGATACTAAGATCTCCATGCCTGGATCCAATGACGTAACCATCAGCATCAGCCCAGAGGACGTGGACACCGCCTCTGATATTATAACTGATGATGCTCCTCATGGACTGGCTGAAAACCGAGATCCAATTAAAGACACTAAGATCTCCATGCCTGGATCCAATGAAGATGCCATAAATATCAGCCCAGAGGACGTGGACACCACCTCTGATATAACCAATGATGCGTCTCATGGACCGGCTGAAACCAGAGATGTAATTAAAGACACTAAGATCTCCATGCCAGGATCTAAGGATGTTTCCATCAACATCAGCCCATATCATGTGGACACCAGCTCTGATAGTAAGTTCTCaaggcttttatctttttatttagGCTAATATTATTAGTAATAAAAACCATTATTTAGATATAGCGCCAAAATATTCTGCAGCATTTTATAAATCAGAGGGTTCATGTACagacaaaatcagacattacatagtgacgcaCTAATCAACAAATCAAACACGAGGAGTGAGGGCCGTGCTcggaggagcttacaatctatgagggaatacgggtgacacaaaATGTTACAAGTGCTGGTTTGGTCCAACCATCAATAATGCTAAATAGAATAGTAGACGTAAAGCTGCATGAACCAGTCACCAGCCGGTATTTGGGTATGTACAGATATgaggtgcattagggtgcaagaagTCTGGGGAAGAAACAGTTGAAAGAAGGGATTTGGTGTTTAGAAATAAAGTAGTACGCGAGAGGTAAAGAAAAGGAATAAGGAAATGTCATAGGCCTGCCTAAAAATAACGTATTTTTAGGACACGCTCAAAacggtggatgttgggaatttttCTGATTGTGCGAGGTAGCACAACCCAGAGGACTGTGGCAGCACAAGAAAAGACTTGGAGACGAGAGTGGGAGGTTCTGATTATGGAGGATGTGATCTTAGATCAGTGGCAGAACGTAGAAcatgggtagggtggtagacgGAGATGAGGGAGgaaatgtaaggaggtgcagcactggggagaggATTGtaagtgagagtaataagtttaaatTGTATTCTGAATGTGCAACAAGTGCAGTAAAATCATGACGCGTTCCATGGGACAATCCAGTAAAAACGTTACGTTCGGCATGTACGATATTACTTATCACTGGTAATGAATTGGATGAAGCGAGAATCTTCCATTCTTCATATGATAAATAGACCTGTCGACCGTGTCATTGGTGACAATATATTAGGGAGTTGTTGCTTACGCCATTTCCTAATATTTTATGAATCTCGCTCCCAGGCTGACGGTGGAGTAGGAACAATGTCCATTATAGTAACAGCTGATCTTATAGACTGTGTGTGTTTTACAGAACAACAAGAGGACAAAGAACATCTCCAACATCTTCCAAGTGCTGAGAAACATCTTGGGCAGAATAAGGAAGGAGTTGGATTTAACGCCTCTAAGACCAACACGTTTACAGACAGCGCTAGTTATTCTTCACCAATGCAGGAATTACACAAACATCTTCTGGCGTATTTCGAAAAAGCTGCATCTTCTCCCAAATAAAAAGAAGGTAAGAATGTGAGAGTTTCTTAGATCTCCATAAACCTCTTTGTAAACTTTATGGTTGTCCTGAGATGTGGTCATCTAGTTACAGACTGCCACTTACTGTGACCTGTATTCTGCAATGGGAGATAGACCATGGTTATAATATCTACAGTGTCCTGATGGGGGGCAGTGAAGGAGCAGCGAACTGTAGAATCCCCCGGCTGCCCCGCTCATTATAATCTATGGCCATGTACATAGATCACTCCTCGCTGTGCTGCTAATTCCAGTTGTACTCGGCTCACAACATACAATGCAGCTGAAGTAACGTTATCACTCCATCTTCTGAGACCTTGTTGTGTCCATCGTCGTTTTATCCAATGTGAAGTATGTAAGTCTTCAGACTGCACATGTAATGGTGAGGATGAGGATGGTGACTATGATCCGGATTATCGCAGCAGGTGGAGCAGCAATGCAACCAACAAAACCTTATTTGAATCCTCAAAACTTTTGCAAATCAAAACTGGACGTGTTACTCATAAAAAGATTTCCTTTTCCAACCGGCCGTGGATTCAACGGCAGCAATAGCAGAGTTGTGCCCTGTCCAAACCTTCCTCGAAATTGGCGTTTATCCCCTTCCACTTCAACCTGCAGTAACTCAGACTAGATCACAGCTGGATCTTCTAGTAGCACGGACATATCAGATGTGTCCTTGGCTACTAAACCGTCTTCCTGCAAAAGGGTGAAAGGCTATGGACAGCTttgcagataatttttttttccggtatatgttttttactaaataaaacatatttacaaTTTGTTCTAATTACTAAATTTGGGGCTGTTTGTCTTCCGCAGATTGTGCgtcttacaatacaatacaagctGCTGGATGCCGTTCAGTGCTCATCCTATCAGATAAACTTACTGTCTGCTCAGTCTCCAGcccatctctctgctcccctgaAAGTTGCTCAGTGAGAAgaatttgatggcctatcatcaATATTTAAACAGCGGGGAACCCCCTCTCGAAACCACCGCCAATTTTCCATTACTGTTCCGTACTATGAAACGCTAACACACTTGtatcggcggttcacagtattacagccttatcccatttacttgaataggagaagactgtaattctgggaaccgccgctacaagtgtgtcagtgtctcaCAGCAAAGAGCAGCAAcaaaaatgaagaggaagcaggacTTGCATGAGCTCCGCTGTCCCCTCAAAAGAAGCTGAATggtgggggtgccgagagtcgtaTTCCCGGTGATCAAATATTAATCAATTTCTTCTCACTACAAAACTCCTTTATTCTTCGCTGTCAACTTACATTAGCGATCAGGAGAGCAGAGGGCCTGAAGAATGAGCCGACAATAAGATCgcccaaaatgtttttattaaaaccaATTGCAAATATGTTTATTTAATACAATACATTCAGTGCAATGAGAAAATCCTGCAAAggagtccatagcctttaagataaCAATCTGAGcacggattggttgctatgggcaataaggTCAGATTTTATGTTAGAGTTTTGATATTTGAGGCTCATGGGTGACTTTAATATTTCACAATCTGTAACTATTCCTGTTATTGACCGTCCAATGTTATAAAGTAGAACGGTATAAAATGTGAATGATCTGAATGTATTTATACCTCATTAAGCTTCTCATTTTGTTTTATCTCAACAACAGCATGACGCCATGGACATTATAATAGACATAACCACTTCTCAACACCATAAGACGTCATCTTGGATTGTCCATGGCTGCACTGGTTATAGAGGCCTTAATTTCCACACAAGGCAAATATGAACGAAACAAATGTGTCAATACTTTGACGCTTTTGAGACTTTCACCGCAATGAGCAGCAGGGCTCTGCTTTGCTCAAGACATACCTATAATGTTTTCAAACAACCACAAATGGATTTTTTTGCATGCAGTGGTGGTCATAATTACAAATCTGCCATGACCTACCCTGTTACTGATTCCAGTGGTTCAGACATTATAGATTCTAAACCGATAATTGAGGGAACTGGACCTggagtttctgatattccaaagcTTGCATTGAGAAAGAAAACAAGATCGACCTCACAGACTGAAATGGAACTTTCTGTGACCTTTTCCTCAGAAAAGCATCCCAAGGAATAAGTATGTGTCTCTTTTGGAGAAAAGAGTACCAGGAAACGTAGGTCCACCTCAAAGGAATTTTTTTCTGTGCCTGTGGCTCAGCTGAGTCACAGAGCCAACCTGGACTTGACCAATATTTGGACTGTAGATCCATATACCCAGAGTCCTTGTGAAATAACACCACAAGGAAAGACAAATCTcgctgcctgtggctcggctgagtcacagtgctagATCTTGTAAAAAATGACAATTGTttctgcctgtggctcggctgagtcacagtgcttaagatcacgaaaaatgacaattgtctctgcctgtggctcggctgagtcacagtgccaaatTGGACACATGTGCCACCTGCCATCGATTTGTGGCAACTACCAACAATACTCAGGATGAAAAACTTGAATACCCTTCATCACCATTACCAACAGAAGAGACTGCAGTTACACATCGTCTCAAGATGAAAGGAGGATTTTCAAGACGTGCATGTTCATGACTGCTACTAGTTACAcctttcatatatttatacatgcataCCAACTTTATGGTAAAAATGTTGTAGTCATGCGATTTCAATAAAAATGAACACCTAAACATAGTGTTATTATATAGGTAGATCATTATTG from Rhinoderma darwinii isolate aRhiDar2 chromosome 3, aRhiDar2.hap1, whole genome shotgun sequence carries:
- the LOC142750859 gene encoding uncharacterized protein LOC142750859 isoform X1, coding for MLFRLLLIVNVLLASVEGAPIDIRRYDSGARNRISTDIRGDLLYGPCSKTCGIGIRVVYVTKGCPDQKDKCFFRMEQCQGPQDCGVHTTTPAPPIPFWNKFIVTSAASTVISLLKNKYVAAAAGSVVAIFILGMFFSLIHYIRYKKSMKKKSKRDVETQCTIDESRESSDQINGKYDKHQDKINIINDDSSHGLAENIDIIKDIKTSMTGPNDVTINISPEDVDTASDITDDGSHGLAENRDLIEDTKTSMTGPNDVTINISPEEVDTTKIITDDASHGLAENRDLIKYTKLSMPGSNDDTINISPEDVDTASDITTDDAPHGLAETRDVIEDTKISMPGSNDVTISISPEDVDTASDIITDDAPHGLAENRDPIKDTKISMPGSNEDAINISPEDVDTTSDITNDASHGPAETRDVIKDTKISMPGSKDVSINISPYHVDTSSDKQQEDKEHLQHLPSAEKHLGQNKEGVGFNASKTNTFTDSASYSSPMQELHKHLLAYFEKAASSPK
- the LOC142750859 gene encoding uncharacterized protein LOC142750859 isoform X2; this encodes MLFRLLLIVNVLLASVEGAPIDIRRYDSGARNRISTDIRGDLLYGPCSKTCGIGIRVVYVTKGCPDQKDKCFFRMEQCQGPQDCGVHTTTPAPPIPFWNKFIVTSAASTVISLLKNKYVAAAAGSVVAIFILGMFFSLIHYIRYKKSMKKKSKRDVETQCTIDESRESSDQINDKHQDKINIINDDSSHGLAENIDIIKDIKTSMTGPNDVTINISPEDVDTASDITDDGSHGLAENRDLIEDTKTSMTGPNDVTINISPEEVDTTKIITDDASHGLAENRDLIKYTKLSMPGSNDDTINISPEDVDTASDITTDDAPHGLAETRDVIEDTKISMPGSNDVTISISPEDVDTASDIITDDAPHGLAENRDPIKDTKISMPGSNEDAINISPEDVDTTSDITNDASHGPAETRDVIKDTKISMPGSKDVSINISPYHVDTSSDKQQEDKEHLQHLPSAEKHLGQNKEGVGFNASKTNTFTDSASYSSPMQELHKHLLAYFEKAASSPK